In Thermodesulfobacteriota bacterium, the following are encoded in one genomic region:
- a CDS encoding phenylalanine--tRNA ligase beta subunit-related protein: protein MSETRVTNQIFDKFPSFRRGIVVACQMNNRESATKLESLLYEALANAAANPIDLTTDQRTAVWMETYRELGVNPKKFPPAHLALLKRVQKPGASIPFINKAVAIMNDNSIRGALPVGGDDILRAGETFELRFAEGSEKFTPLNAPEKTEQPNSGEIIYVVVENREVMCRRWNWRNGYQTRITEETQAMVMNIDGLGKDSEKRAISVRDRVARMLEQYCNAEVETALLTPSEPYFRFHL, encoded by the coding sequence ATGTCGGAAACACGCGTAACCAACCAGATTTTTGATAAGTTCCCCAGCTTTCGCCGCGGCATCGTGGTCGCATGCCAGATGAACAATCGGGAATCAGCCACAAAACTGGAGTCTCTTTTGTATGAGGCTCTCGCCAACGCAGCCGCCAATCCCATCGATTTAACCACAGATCAAAGAACGGCTGTCTGGATGGAAACCTATCGGGAGTTGGGGGTCAATCCGAAAAAGTTCCCACCGGCGCATCTTGCACTGCTGAAGCGGGTCCAGAAACCCGGCGCTTCCATTCCTTTCATCAACAAGGCGGTGGCGATCATGAACGACAACTCGATCCGGGGGGCCTTACCGGTCGGTGGGGATGATATACTTCGGGCAGGGGAAACCTTCGAACTTCGCTTTGCCGAAGGGAGTGAAAAGTTCACTCCCCTCAATGCTCCGGAGAAAACCGAACAGCCCAATTCCGGGGAGATTATTTACGTGGTTGTGGAAAACCGAGAGGTCATGTGCCGGCGATGGAACTGGCGGAACGGTTATCAGACGCGGATCACCGAAGAAACACAAGCCATGGTGATGAACATCGACGGACTCGGAAAGGACAGTGAGAAACGGGCCATATCCGTTCGCGATCGCGTGGCCCGAATGCTTGAACAGTATTGTAACGCGGAGGTCGAGACCGCTCTGCTGACACCATCCGAGCCGTATTTTCGATTTCATCTATAG
- a CDS encoding NYN domain-containing protein — protein MENILINQSVAILCDGNNIERSIHGLSKTKNAMINFDRLIPKLLNDRGLNRLLYFREGKSISSKFADRLHENYYGSVIPCHKSADIPLSIKATQLASKVDTIIIMSGDSDYVDLVIHLKGEGVRVEIAAVKRTAAKILIDEADYFHEITKEDWFVYKSPRKARAK, from the coding sequence ATGGAAAATATTTTAATTAATCAATCGGTAGCCATACTGTGCGATGGAAACAATATTGAACGGAGTATCCATGGGCTTTCTAAAACAAAAAACGCCATGATCAATTTTGATCGGTTGATCCCGAAATTGCTAAATGACAGGGGATTAAACCGGTTGCTTTATTTTAGGGAAGGTAAGTCCATATCTTCCAAATTCGCGGATCGATTGCATGAAAACTATTACGGCTCTGTTATTCCGTGTCATAAATCTGCCGATATTCCACTTTCTATCAAAGCCACGCAGCTCGCTTCCAAGGTGGACACCATTATCATTATGTCAGGGGATTCGGATTATGTGGATTTGGTGATACACCTGAAAGGGGAAGGGGTGAGAGTGGAAATTGCTGCAGTAAAAAGGACAGCTGCCAAGATATTAATCGATGAAGCAGATTATTTTCATGAAATCACCAAAGAAGACTGGTTTGTATATAAATCACCACGAAAGGCAAGGGCGAAATGA